The genomic DNA AGATACCGTGCGGGCGCTGGGTACGGCCAGTAAGCAGTGATTGCGGGGCCTTAGTTGGTACCTAGGCACATCAGGAACAAACAGTCTTACCACCCGCGCCACTATTTCCGGGCAGTCGGAATTACCCCGTAGAGCTTGACAGGCAAATATAAGGAGGCTGTAATTACGTCTTACTTCTAGAGATTGGAAATTCAGCATGCCTAGTAAGAATTTAGTTGGATATAGATAGGGATAGTAACCAAATCGTTTTTTGTAAAAGAATCTTAGAAATACTTTCTGAACTCTCTCCAGAAGCAAGGCGTAGGTGCTTTCATAAGGGTTCCAGACGATTGCTGATGATTCAAGCTTGGATCTAACGTGTGCCATGTAAATGAGTTTAATCGCCAGAGGATTGTTGAAGTCTCGCATGTTGCGTATAACAAAACCGAGTCTGCGGTATGAGTCAGCAGCGAGAGCCCTCATGTGATCATGAAAGTTAAGCCTTGCATCAAAAAGTACACCCAAATCCCGCACCGTGTTTACCCGTTCTATTGGTTCACCGCCCAAATTATATTCAACATGTTTGGGACAATGTGCACGACTGAAGGACATGACAGAACATTTTGCGGTATTGAAGTGAAGTTTGTTTGTAATACTCCACTGAAAGAGACTATCGATATCACGTTGCATAGACAGCGCATCGCGGTCCTCTTGTATCCCGCAAACCAATTTCAAGTCGTCCGCATAAAGCAAGCACCTGGTATGCTTAAGGGCAGACTCGAGGTCGTTCACCATTATCCCAAAGAGTAAAGGTCCTAGAATCGAACCCTGACTAACACCAGATCTGGTGTGGTATAAGGGAGAAACGAAACACCCATGTCGTACAAATTGTTGACGGTCACGCAAATAGCTTGCAAACAATTTAAGCAGTTTCGGTGTAAATCCGATAAGACATAGCTTCCGCAATAGTATGTCGTTATCTACACGGTCAAAGgccttttgaaagtcaaagtaaaGAACATCAACTTGTATTCCTTTGTCCAAATGCTGTGAAATTAGATCCACAAGTGTCACAAGGTTAGTGTCAACAGAACGATAGAAACGGAAGCCGTGCTGAGAGTCGCAGAGATAAGGTTGGACCTGGGCGCTAATGTGTTTGTGCAGTATGGATTCAAACACCTTGGCAAGACATGATAAAATAGCGATTGGCCGGTAGTTTTCAACTTTCGAGGTATCTCTAGTTTTAGGTATGGGCTGCACGCGAGAAATCTTCCATTGATGTGGATAATGGCTATTCGAAATTGCTAAATTAAGTATGTGCAGTATAACTggctttaaaaatgttttacatcCTTTCACTACATATGCTGGTATATTGTCCGGACCCACCGCAGAATTtggctttaatttatttatagctgtTTCTATGTCCTCTGGTGTCACACCATCGATATGCACAAAATTCGCCGAGTTGCTATAGGAATCCTCAGGAACGTTGTGGTCAAGAATAGGTACATCGGGCAAGAAGACACTGGCGAAATAAGAAGAAAAGGCTTTTGCAGCGTCGACATCAGTGTACTCCTTCCCTTGATAAGTAACTCTAGACTCGAAGCCACCTATGTCCTTTAGATTACCTATATGCTGCCAAAAAGCGCGAGGATTGCGTCTCAAtttagtttggatgtttgtaaTATAGTCTTTATAGGCTAAGCTTATGATGGagcaaatttaattaaattccacAACGTTAAGCCTGTTAGCggactaaatatataaaaagcgATTATAGTCACGAATTATAGGCTTAGTAAACCTATTTTTAGGTCTTAACTACctaccgagggctgggctcgctgtcatcgcagcggtaagtcccctctttgaggagtggctagagaggcgccacggcgtcctcacctaccgcctgacgcaggtgcttaccggacatgggagtttcggtaggttcctgttccttattgggcgggaggaaacgcccgggtgtcatcactgcgaggaccgcccggaggacacggtagaacatacggtggcggtgtgccctgcgtgggctgagtaccgccaagtcctcagggatgtggtcggcgacggcgacctctcgcgcccggcactggttcaggccatggtgcggagcgagagggactgggatgccgtctcctctttctgcgaagcagtcatgctagctaaggaggaggcggggcgcgtgagagaacaaacctcctcacgccccagccgtcgcgagagacactccgggcgtcggggatcgcgggacgatctccggccaccgtaagtgcgggcctgcgggcggcgagtaagggtagctcaccgcccgaacagaaccagacccgtgcgtgcggcgcgtagcgttccgcgcgcgcctcaaagagccatcagaccaccacagatggggcccagtagggctgatgcctgatccggagctgcggactacctagcgggtttaccggggctccggctcgaaaagcaggagaaggaacggggtggtttttagtcagtaagagtctgacactccctctcgcctcgcccaaggtgagagaagtcattggatgattttccccctaaaaaaaaaaaaaggaaaaaaaaaaaaaaaaggtcttAACTACctaaataatcattttacaTAGATGGGtagatacaataaaatttaatgtgtagttttttaatgaaataaaatacaactgCGTAAACTGGGTATGAATAtcattatgaattaaaaaaaatgcattttttgttaaaggtttttttttttgtttgagatgggaacatcatccaatgacttctcccgctttgggcaaggcgagatggagtgtcagaatctaactgacaaaaaaccactgcactaaaaactactcctgctttccgagccggagccccggtaaccagctaggcagtccgcagctctgcgtggagtccgcagctccgctaggcagtccgcagctccaggagGCAGCCCGCAGCTCCATAATTTGTTAGACCTACATAATCGAGAGAATAAAAAACTCTATGAGAACTACCTACCCACTGCTACAAGCTACAACTGcttcaaataaaaatgcttcataagtatttattatattacgacTATAAAAACACAGGGCCAATAGAAATTTATTGGAATCGTCTATCGGTACTTATGAACACTTGTGTCCCAAAGATAGCTGCTTAAGCGTTTTTgatctatataaaaaactacATCTCTTCTGTCAGCATATCTATgaaaaaactttcgcatttataatactagtttctgccagcggtttcgcccgtaTCCGCGGTATAAAATGCCCTATAcctatgttattccagaccataatgtACCTCTGTTTATTTTATCTCGCCTCTCTCTGTTTAGATgtgaagtaacaaacaaacataaaatctttcgcatttataacatcaGGAGGATTAGTCAGATGGGtccaaaattacttatttttagtaGAGTCGTGTTATGGTaagatttttaacaaaactGTATGAAGTTGTACTTCAATTAAGTAGATACCTAAATGTATGACAAGGACACGAGACCGTGAAGAACGaaaaatttttgataaaaaagtGTACACCTCTTTGGATATCCTTCTACCACCTCCGTCTATTCTATCATACATGTAGTTGGAATATTTAGGGGATGTTAGCTCTAAGGgatgaataaaaacaaagatttaaattaaaagtaatttaatcaaaaaaaaatgtcaaacatacaattttgtctcacaaaacaattaaacacTCATTGATACTCGATGGCACAAAACTAAAAACCATTTctaaagaaatatgttttaactTATAACAATGTAAGATTTGGTgtcaataacataattaattttaggtTATGTACCTTAAAAGGGACCTTAGGTTCtactttataatttctaaggAAAGCTTCTGGTATAAAAAGTGTCTAAAAGTAAAAAGGTAGTCTATAAAATACAGGAACAAAAAACAAGTACAAAGTGTTTTCAACATCCAaaaatttagaatttttaaacATCCAAAAATAGGTATCAATAAATTGATAGGTatcaaattaactttttttgaatTACATTCATAACACTACCCACTAATCTTAAGcctaaaaaaaaacgaaaaaatttTTAACGTAAttcttaaaaaactaaaaatacaatatttaggAGTCATTGACATTTTGGGAACGGTGAGaggtaaaaaatatacaaattattatcatggctatttgaattaaaaaaaaacagatttcaAGATGgtcatttcaattattttctgTCCTTAGCAATGTCTTAgttgatataaaattaactatttattatagaaaaatattttgtttattgtcgtcataatattttaacttaaccAACACAACTAAAACATTTCGaaatttaaatcttaaa from Spodoptera frugiperda isolate SF20-4 chromosome 9, AGI-APGP_CSIRO_Sfru_2.0, whole genome shotgun sequence includes the following:
- the LOC126911004 gene encoding uncharacterized protein LOC126911004, coding for MVNDLESALKHTRCLLYADDLKLVCGIQEDRDALSMQRDIDSLFQWSITNKLHFNTAKCSVMSFSRAHCPKHVEYNLGGEPIERVNTVRDLGVLFDARLNFHDHMRALAADSYRRLGFVIRNMRDFNNPLAIKLIYMAHVRSKLESSAIVWNPYESTYALLLERVQKVFLRFFYKKRFGYYPYLYPTKFLLGMLNFQSLEVRRNYSLLIFACQALRGNSDCPEIVARVVRLFVPDVPRYQLRPRNHCLLAVPSARTVSHAHSPLVRALTLLNDLLASSPECDIFASNWKTVCKQCMQLCESIQ